In Gordonia crocea, the following are encoded in one genomic region:
- a CDS encoding VOC family protein yields the protein MKLSIGMITFDTTDPLPLAQWWCTQTGGTVVETNDGWFVTVSTGNGTPMLAFQKVDDPTPGKNRLHLDLVSEDLEKQVARLLADGATLVARREMPGFEWATLADPDGNQFCVSGPH from the coding sequence ATGAAACTCTCCATCGGCATGATCACCTTCGACACCACCGACCCCCTGCCGTTGGCGCAGTGGTGGTGCACACAGACCGGCGGCACCGTCGTCGAGACCAACGACGGCTGGTTCGTCACCGTTTCGACCGGCAACGGCACGCCGATGCTGGCCTTCCAAAAGGTCGACGATCCGACACCGGGAAAGAACCGCCTCCACCTCGACCTGGTTTCCGAAGACCTGGAGAAACAGGTCGCCCGGTTGCTCGCCGACGGCGCCACGCTGGTCGCGCGGCGCGAGATGCCCGGGTTCGAGTGGGCGACCCTGGCCGATCCGGATGGGAACCAGTTCTGCGTGTCGGGCCCGCACTGA
- a CDS encoding DUF3558 domain-containing protein codes for MNVVRAAARCGWLVCAVLVVVVAAGCGGSDGTPGTPTAKAPTKGGPFFGVCGGVDVADVVAATGFTGLRRTVKTPSSCVWENEAGDTASIDWFRRSPIGRERAAVQLGKDRVDDIEVNGHAGFTGVSPGICEVIVGFDADFFEWLVATDRRPAAGDDLAEQFCVAAKSLARTSIERAQP; via the coding sequence ATGAACGTCGTCCGTGCTGCCGCCCGCTGCGGCTGGTTGGTCTGCGCGGTCCTCGTCGTGGTCGTCGCCGCCGGCTGTGGTGGATCCGACGGCACGCCGGGGACGCCGACGGCGAAGGCGCCGACGAAAGGCGGCCCGTTCTTCGGGGTGTGCGGCGGTGTCGATGTCGCCGACGTCGTCGCGGCCACCGGTTTCACCGGATTGCGCCGGACGGTGAAGACCCCGTCGAGTTGCGTCTGGGAGAACGAGGCCGGCGACACCGCCTCGATCGATTGGTTCCGGCGGTCTCCCATTGGTCGGGAGAGGGCCGCGGTGCAGCTTGGGAAGGACCGGGTCGACGACATCGAGGTCAACGGGCACGCGGGGTTCACCGGCGTGTCTCCGGGTATCTGTGAGGTCATTGTGGGGTTTGACGCGGACTTCTTCGAGTGGCTCGTCGCCACCGACCGGCGTCCCGCGGCTGGCGACGATCTTGCCGAGCAGTTCTGCGTGGCGGCCAAGAGTTTGGCCCGCACCTCGATCGAACGGGCACAACCGTGA
- a CDS encoding DUF3558 domain-containing protein: MTARGRGLRGLAVAALGFGLIGCGPADPAPAPSSRVVSDDFARSTRECDLLSDREIGAIVGFGVRRGFHGAICRWEGVGDGSVTFNWFEWQTMAGEQTVLKRLGYETENVKIGSYSAILHRDPQLPGACGVTAKSPAAGTYSWFVHGPGGDSCEAAKRLMVLVLKNSA, from the coding sequence GTGACCGCGCGCGGGCGGGGCCTGCGCGGACTCGCCGTGGCGGCACTGGGATTCGGGCTGATCGGGTGCGGGCCGGCCGATCCGGCCCCGGCGCCGTCCAGCCGGGTGGTTTCGGATGACTTCGCCCGCTCCACCCGCGAATGCGATCTCTTGTCCGACCGTGAGATCGGCGCGATCGTCGGCTTCGGCGTCCGGCGCGGCTTCCACGGCGCCATTTGCCGGTGGGAGGGCGTCGGTGACGGATCGGTGACGTTCAACTGGTTCGAGTGGCAGACGATGGCCGGCGAGCAGACGGTTCTCAAACGGCTCGGGTATGAGACGGAGAACGTGAAGATCGGGTCGTATTCGGCGATCCTGCACCGCGACCCGCAGTTGCCCGGTGCGTGCGGGGTGACGGCGAAGTCGCCGGCGGCCGGCACCTATTCCTGGTTCGTGCACGGCCCGGGCGGCGATTCCTGCGAGGCGGCCAAACGCCTCATGGTGCTGGTCTTGAAGAACAGCGCATAG
- a CDS encoding DUF3558 domain-containing protein: MRTTVRVMTMILAAMTVLAACGSERRDVGADPTTTTVPAQRGPFFGICGGLTTEDVAAATGFRGLRLAVMNTSSCEWLSGANYFQGAVVSFNWYRGSPIDRERSGVQLTKDNLTDWEIDGHRGFIAHTRGRVCEMGVAFGADFIEVSGRIPARGENNIGIEKAVCRAQIADGDDDQAGAPMRVGRRWAGTVLAVVAVAVSVAGCGNPDPTPAATTTASLVDTDKFDRITLECEVLPLGQLRTASGIQVVDSTFTGPICRWESALGNSITFNWFEWQSVAQERASAKQMGYETETVRVDSITMFLARLPDRPAACGATARAPSRGIYTWFVEGSSKDPCEAATELLRLSLKRST; encoded by the coding sequence ATGCGGACCACGGTGCGGGTGATGACGATGATCCTCGCCGCCATGACCGTGCTGGCGGCCTGCGGTTCGGAGCGTCGCGATGTCGGGGCCGACCCGACCACGACGACGGTCCCCGCGCAGCGCGGCCCGTTCTTCGGGATCTGCGGCGGACTCACCACGGAGGACGTCGCGGCGGCCACCGGGTTTCGCGGGCTGCGCCTGGCCGTGATGAACACGTCCTCGTGTGAGTGGCTCAGTGGCGCGAACTATTTCCAGGGTGCCGTGGTCTCGTTCAACTGGTACCGCGGTTCGCCGATCGACCGCGAGCGCAGCGGGGTCCAGCTGACCAAGGACAACCTCACCGACTGGGAGATCGACGGGCATCGCGGCTTCATCGCCCATACCAGGGGCCGGGTGTGCGAGATGGGGGTGGCGTTTGGCGCGGACTTCATCGAGGTGAGCGGTCGGATTCCGGCGCGAGGCGAGAACAACATCGGCATCGAAAAAGCTGTGTGCCGGGCTCAAATCGCTGACGGCGACGACGATCAAGCGGGCGCGCCGATGAGGGTCGGGCGCCGTTGGGCGGGCACGGTTCTCGCGGTGGTGGCCGTGGCGGTGTCGGTGGCCGGGTGCGGAAACCCCGACCCCACACCGGCGGCGACGACGACGGCGTCCCTCGTCGACACCGACAAGTTCGACCGCATCACCCTGGAGTGTGAGGTGTTGCCCCTCGGGCAGTTGCGCACCGCCTCGGGGATCCAGGTGGTCGACTCGACGTTCACCGGGCCGATCTGCCGGTGGGAATCGGCGCTCGGGAACTCGATCACGTTCAACTGGTTCGAGTGGCAGTCGGTGGCGCAGGAGCGGGCCTCGGCCAAACAGATGGGGTACGAGACGGAGACGGTGCGGGTCGACTCGATCACGATGTTCCTCGCCCGCCTTCCGGACCGTCCGGCGGCATGCGGCGCCACCGCGCGGGCGCCGAGCCGGGGCATCTACACCTGGTTCGTGGAGGGGTCGTCGAAGGACCCGTGCGAGGCCGCGACCGAACTCCTGCGGCTGTCGCTCAAGCGCAGCACATAG
- a CDS encoding electron transfer flavoprotein subunit beta/FixA family protein, whose product MTNIVVLIKQVPDSGSERKLNDSDFTLDREIDPVIDEINEKAVEAALQIKEANGGEVTVLSAGPEKATEAIRKALSMGADKAIHIQDDALHGSDAVQTSYTLAKALGTVEGVELVIAGNQATDGGVGAVPAMIAEWLGLPHLTSLRSLTVDGESLSGERETDEGIVSVEGALPAIVSVNEKINEPRFPSFKGIMAAKKKEIAVVSLADIDVEAGDVGLANAATTVTAVTPKPAKEAGERVTDEGDGGVKVAEFLVAQKLI is encoded by the coding sequence ATGACAAACATTGTCGTACTCATCAAGCAGGTGCCCGACTCTGGCTCGGAGCGCAAGCTCAACGACAGCGATTTCACCCTCGATCGCGAGATCGATCCGGTGATCGACGAGATCAATGAGAAGGCCGTTGAGGCTGCGCTGCAGATCAAGGAAGCCAACGGCGGTGAGGTCACCGTCCTGTCGGCCGGACCGGAGAAGGCCACCGAGGCGATCCGCAAGGCCCTGTCGATGGGCGCCGACAAGGCGATCCACATCCAGGACGACGCGCTGCACGGTTCCGACGCGGTGCAGACCTCCTACACGCTGGCCAAGGCGCTGGGCACGGTCGAGGGCGTCGAGCTCGTCATCGCCGGCAACCAGGCGACCGACGGCGGCGTGGGTGCCGTCCCGGCGATGATCGCCGAGTGGCTGGGCCTGCCGCACCTCACCTCGCTGCGGTCGCTGACCGTCGACGGGGAGAGCCTGAGCGGCGAGCGCGAGACCGACGAGGGCATCGTCAGCGTCGAGGGCGCGCTGCCGGCGATCGTCAGCGTCAACGAGAAGATCAACGAGCCGCGGTTCCCGTCCTTCAAGGGCATCATGGCCGCGAAGAAGAAGGAGATCGCCGTGGTCTCCCTCGCTGATATCGATGTCGAGGCCGGTGACGTCGGTCTGGCGAATGCCGCCACGACCGTCACCGCGGTGACGCCCAAGCCCGCCAAGGAGGCCGGCGAGCGGGTCACCGACGAGGGCGACGGCGGCGTCAAGGTCGCCGAGTTCCTGGTCGCGCAGAAGCTCATCTAG
- a CDS encoding electron transfer flavoprotein subunit alpha/FixB family protein: MAEVLVLVERDTEGGLKKVTSELITAARALGTPSAVVVGAPGKADAVLGDLAAAGAEKIYVAESDEAAGVLVSPVVDVLASIVTSASPAGVIVAATTDGREVAGRLAVRLVSEGIAAGVLADVIEVKEGGNAVHSIFGGSFTVDAQASGTPIFAVRPGAVEAAPAAGAGERVDVEVPAQEETAVRITKVEPNVGGDRPELTEASIVVSGGRGVGSAEKFSVVEELADSLGAAVGASRAAVDSGYYPGQFQVGQTGKTVSPQLYIALGISGAIQHRAGMQTSKTIIAVNKDEEAPIFEISDYGVVGDLFDVAPQLTEEVKKRK, from the coding sequence ATGGCTGAAGTACTCGTTCTCGTCGAGCGGGATACCGAGGGTGGGCTGAAGAAGGTCACCTCCGAGCTGATCACCGCCGCCCGTGCACTCGGCACCCCGTCCGCGGTCGTCGTCGGCGCCCCGGGCAAGGCCGACGCCGTTCTCGGTGATCTCGCCGCTGCCGGCGCCGAGAAGATCTACGTCGCCGAGTCCGACGAGGCCGCCGGCGTGCTGGTCTCGCCGGTCGTCGACGTGCTCGCGTCGATCGTCACCTCCGCCTCGCCGGCCGGCGTGATCGTCGCCGCGACGACCGATGGCCGCGAGGTCGCCGGCCGCCTGGCCGTGCGCCTGGTGTCCGAGGGCATCGCCGCCGGTGTCCTCGCCGACGTCATCGAGGTCAAGGAAGGCGGCAACGCCGTCCACTCGATCTTCGGTGGTTCGTTCACCGTCGACGCGCAGGCGTCGGGCACCCCGATCTTCGCGGTGCGTCCGGGTGCGGTCGAGGCCGCTCCCGCCGCCGGCGCCGGCGAGCGCGTCGACGTCGAGGTTCCCGCCCAGGAGGAGACCGCGGTCCGCATCACCAAGGTCGAGCCGAACGTCGGTGGCGATCGCCCCGAGCTCACCGAGGCGTCGATCGTCGTCTCCGGTGGTCGCGGTGTGGGCAGCGCCGAGAAGTTCTCGGTCGTCGAAGAGCTGGCCGATTCACTCGGTGCCGCCGTCGGCGCCTCGCGTGCCGCGGTCGACTCGGGTTACTACCCGGGCCAGTTCCAGGTCGGTCAGACCGGTAAGACGGTCTCGCCGCAGCTGTACATCGCCCTGGGCATCTCCGGTGCGATCCAGCACCGGGCCGGCATGCAGACGTCCAAGACGATCATCGCGGTCAACAAGGACGAAGAGGCACCCATCTTCGAGATCAGCGACTACGGTGTCGTCGGCGACCTGTTCGACGTCGCGCCGC